ACTGGTTGCTTGatgctatataaataaaaaaaaaaagtctcaTTGGTCATTGGCCTTTGAGACACAACTCTACAGGCTTTGTATTGGtaaactatttgtaaaaaaatagcaaattgtattaaaaaatgtattttattaaaagtataatacataaatacccTTTAATAAGATTCTTACAAGCCATGTTTTTACCAGAGCACAATACTTGaacacttatatttatttttgttccacAAGGTTAATGGTGATGTTTTATACCTCATTACAAAGgttgatatataaataagtttttaacttgTTTTGCACATTTAGTGATTATAAGTTTTCTAAAATGAATAGCAGTCTTTGTCAAAAAGTTAGCAGAATACAACAAGAAGTTGATAGTATTAGTTCTATGATATTAAACTTGTGgcatataataatttcattatttattataaatttcaaatctCTATGTGTAGTAAGTAggtttacattatacatatgAAAGGAAATGTTAAATTTGGGATTCAATGAAACTGAAAGTAGGTGTAATGTAaagaaatactataaataacaacaatggtGTTCTCTTCTTGGCAAAATGGGgttataatcaattattttttaccacAATGTTACCTTTGATTACAATTGTAACCTCTATAAACATGAAGTtagtcttaaataaaatattttgcaaacagTTGGCCATGCCTTCACCAATGGCTGGAGACGCGGCCGAGTAGACAAGTGTGCCCCGTGTGTAAGGCAGCCATAAGCAGGGACAAGGTGATCCCACTCTACGGACGAGGGAACACCAAGCAGGAGGACCCCAGgaataaggtattttttatcttaatatctAATGCTGCAAACAATGATGTTCAACAACTATAGATTCTCCATTAGCATGCGCATTATGAAAACTTCAAATTATCCCAATTGTATAAATTACTCATGAATGTTGAATACTAGATAGCTAGTTTTGTTCCTGCTTCCtatctataatttttcaatACCACTGCCTGTAGTCTGATGGACATAATAAGGTGCTGTGCTTCATAGTAGTTTAATGTTGTTGCTACTGTTTGAGTTCAAGCACCAAATAGAGGTTGACATTAGGTTAATGACTTGCTCATGTTATTGTTCAAATATGTTATGAAAAAATGTTGCCATCATGTGACATGTTTGCGAATATCTGCATAATTTTACTCAAGTTTGTATTAACAGATGGCTTTTTCCTTAAATCAAGTTATTTATGCAAGATTGTTAAtcttcttttaataaattttgaaattagtatacatacatttttggtTGATTGGACTAAACATTAAtggctgttttcaataaaaaataccaatttaAATCTTTGATCCGATCctgagaataaattaattaaaacaagtcATTTgtcaacaaactttattttgattggtacatttttgcggtaaattgaaaaaaaaaagtattggcatcgtttattgaaaatggcgataATGTGACGTTGTGTCTCtgtttatactataatattttgccATCAGGTCCCGCCCCGGCCCGCCGGGCAGCGCACGGAGCCCGAGAACAACAGCGGTTTCCCGGGCTTCGGATTCGGCGAGGGTTTCCACATGTCATTCGGTATCGGCGCCTTCCCCTTCGGCGTGTTCACGTCTACGTTTAACTTCGGAGATCCGAGACCAAGCGCAGGTCAGTTCTCCACACATTCAATTACTGGGAACTCTTTCATCTGCATTGAACAAAGAACTTGTAGATACTTTTTctgtggaaaaatattttttgtctaatttaattttaatattttgttttactgaTATACATATTACGTATACATATCATGTAAGTTATGATGCATGCTGTAGTTTACTGTAAGTAGAGAAACGCAGCTATCTTCTGCCGTTAAACTGctatatgtgaaaataatgtaatgtgtgttctctgttgtaaactctcaaaataaataaattacatacatgtgaagtaaatgattttaaataaaattactatagaaGCTTAAACATAAGGAACATGGTGTTGTTTTTCTTCAGCATAaaggtgtttatttattttccatgcCCAAGCGatgcatataaaattatcatattgtCCTCAGCACCGCGCGGCACAGCCCAGTACGAGGAGGAGCAGTTCCTATCTAAGATATTCCTGTGGGTGGCCATCCTGTTTGTGCTGTGGCTGATATTCGCATGACTGGTGGTGGAGCTGTCTCGACCCGTGGCAGCGCCGCCGTGCCTGCCCCACCTGGCTCTGTTCGACTGCCTGTTCCTCGTGTTACTGTTCAAGCTCCACGCGTTGCAGCACTGACGGTGAAGATAGCATAGCCGGCTAGaccggatattttttttctgtattctTCTATCTTGTTTAAATTACCGCGTTTATTAGTTCGACGTATCTGGAGCGTGTGCGCTGTTTTTTGTCTGCGTTCCGGCAGTAGCAAATATGCGCTTGTGAGCCGATCGTATGCGCACTGGTGTAGAATAAATTAGTTGGTACGACATCTCATGCGACTACACACGCAACAAATACGGCTAATGCCTAAAAGCGCCTTATGTAACTTATAGCAATAACCTCTGCATGTATCAGATAGTCTGGTATCTCACAGGAGACAGATTCTAACAGTCCGCCCATTGCACATATTATACATCTTCAATGTAGATAGAACGATACATGtagaatttaaataagatttaattaaatctgtAGTAAAGGGATATTTGTACTAGATTAAGGATGATAATAAAATGTGGAAGCTTCGGTCCCATTTGTAAAAACTAGGACTAGCAATTGTTATAGaaagctattttaaaatattataaacattcaacACTCTGTTCTTaaggttcaaaatatttttcattacccgcatatattattgaaatacagCATAGATTATTTAATCACCGTTACTCTTCCTGTCATCTATAATGTAGTACAAAATGTTATAAGTTTGGTAGTGAGCCTTCTTCGTGGCTAGGTTtttgggaaaataaaaaaaaattacagaatttTGCCAATAAGTCGAATATTGGACAAAAACGTTGGATCATCTAATGGTATATAATTGCCTATACCCATAAATATGAGAGGAATTGTGGGCGCGGTACCCATATTCGAGAACGAATAGTTATGAAGTCCAGCGGCAATCTCAAATTTATCGTATTCTTTCACTCTTAGTTGTCACAACAGATTAACGTTTCGCCTTCCTAAACCATTGGTAATTCTAAAATGTCCGCAAAATCTTGTAATATATAGAAATGTGTTGTTCGGCGTTTGAGCTTCACCGGGTctctataaattgtatatatttatcgCACGCGACAAAGCGGGCACGTCGCGATGTCTATTTTTTCCTCCCTATCGGAAGtacgtttctttttttttcgttgCCGTTAGACCACTTTAAAATcggttagtttttatttcttgtgtATACTTGTTCTATGACTTTTGtaactaatgaaaataatatctacGAGC
This genomic window from Manduca sexta isolate Smith_Timp_Sample1 chromosome 17, JHU_Msex_v1.0, whole genome shotgun sequence contains:
- the LOC115450666 gene encoding E3 ubiquitin-protein ligase RNF185-like, which codes for MAETSEARPSASAPGGDAGGEEDKHDERMLECNICLDTARDAVVSMCGHLFCWPCLHQWLETRPSRQVCPVCKAAISRDKVIPLYGRGNTKQEDPRNKVPPRPAGQRTEPENNSGFPGFGFGEGFHMSFGIGAFPFGVFTSTFNFGDPRPSAAPRGTAQYEEEQFLSKIFLWVAILFVLWLIFA